The Fragaria vesca subsp. vesca linkage group LG2, FraVesHawaii_1.0, whole genome shotgun sequence genome includes a window with the following:
- the LOC101307463 gene encoding auxin response factor 18-like, with product MDRRQRTELNKMAEASRLLEMEKTLDPQLWHACAGGMVQMPPVNSKVFYFPQGHAEHAQTHVDFPASVRIPSLILCRVAGIRYMADPETDEVLARIRLVPSETNELYNDEGPVDSDGSDNQEKSSSFAKTLTQSDANNGGGFSVPRYCAETIFPRLDYSADPPVQTVIAKDVHGEVWKFRHIYRGTPRRHLLTTGWSTFVNQKKLVAGDSIVFLRSENGDLCVGIRRAKRGLLEGSPESVSAASGWNHGRSGGPPYSGFSVFLKEEESKMGRNGGGVGGGRVRPEAVVEAASLAEKGQPFEVVFYPRASTPEFCVKASAVRAAVRVQWCSGMRFKMAFETEDCSRISWFMGTITSVQVNDKIRWPNSPWRVLQVTWDEPDLLQNVKCVSPWLIELVSNFPIIHMAPFSPPRKKLRILQHPDFTLDRQLTLPSFSGNPLGSSSPMCCLPDNTPAGIQGARHAQLRISLTNLHFNSKLQSGLFSSSFQRFDQNSRIPNGIRNGDTNSNESLSCSLTMGNSIQNLEKSDNVKKHQFLLFGQPILTEQQMSRSCSSDAVSQVLAGKNLKDENQGRKRFLSVGSDSAIEHWGSLEKSALNKELHVLDLDTGHCKVFMESEDVGRTLDLSALGSYDELDRRLTIMFGLEKPEMLSHVLYRDPTGVVKQTGDEPFGIFKKAAKRLTILTCPANETIGRTWIRGMENAGNGLGASNKTGPLSIFA from the exons ATGGAGAAAACATTAGATCCTCAGCTATGGCACGCCTGCGCCGGCGGCATGGTCCAAATGCCACCGGTGAACTCCAAAGTCTTCTACTTTCCACAAGGCCACGCCGAGCACGCACAAACCCACGTAGACTTCCCGGCCTCCGTCAGAATCCCATCTCTCATTCTCTGCCGGGTCGCCGGAATCCGATACATGGCCGACCCTGAAACCGACGAGGTCTTGGCCAGAATCCGGCTGGTCCCTTCTGAGACCAACGAGCTTTATAATGACGAAGGCCCTGTGGACTCTGATGGGTCTGATAATCAAGAAAAGTCTTCATCTTTCGCTAAGACTCTGACTCAGTCCGACGCCAACAACGGCGGCGGGTTCTCGGTTCCGAGGTACTGCGCTGAGACCATTTTCCCGAGGCTGGACTACTCCGCCGACCCGCCGGTGCAGACGGTGATCGCCAAGGACGTTCACGGCGAGGTGTGGAAGTTCCGGCACATTTACCGGGGCACGCCTCGCCGGCATTTGCTGACCACCGGGTGGAGCACGTTCGTCAACCAGAAGAAGCTCGTCGCCGGCGACTCCATTGTGTTTTTACGTTCCGAAAACGGCGACCTCTGCGTCGGGATTCGGAGGGCCAAGAGGGGTCTGCTGGAGGGTTCGCCGGAGTCGGTGTCGGCGGCGTCCGGGTGGAACCACGGCCGTTCCGGTGGGCCCCCGTATTCGGGGTTCTCGGTGTTTCTGAAAGAGGAGGAGAGTAAAATGGGGAGGAATGG AGGAGGAGTAGGAGGAGGAAGAGTGAGGCCTGAGGCTGTGGTGGAGGCTGCTAGTCTTGCGGAGAAAGGGCAGCCGTTTGAGGTGGTTTTTTATCCGAGGGCGAGCACGCCGGAGTTTTGTGTGAAGGCGTCTGCGGTGAGGGCGGCGGTGAGGGTGCAGTGGTGCTCAGGGATGAGGTTTAAAATGGCTTTTGAGACTGAGGACTGTTCTAGGATTAGTTGGTTCATGGGAACCATAACTTCTGTTCAGGTTAATGATAAAATCCGCTGGCCTAATTCTCCTTGGAGAGTTCTACAG GTGACATGGGATGAGCCAGATTTGTTACAGAATGTGAAGTGTGTTAGCCCATGGTTGATTGAGCTGGTATCAAATTTCCCCATTATCCATATGGCGCCCTTTTCACCGCCACGGAAGAAGTTGCGTATACTGCAACACCCAGACTTTACTCTTGACAGGCAGTTAACGTTGCCATCATTTTCAGGCAACCCCCTCGGGTCCAGCAGCCCCATGTGTTGTCTACCAGATAACACTCCTGCAGGCATACAGGGAGCCAGGCATGCTCAACTTAGAATATCTTTAACTAATCTCCACTTTAACAGCAAACTGCAGTCGGGGCTGTTCTCGTCCAGTTTCCAGAGGTTCGATCAAAATTCTAGAATTCCCAATGGCATCAGGAATGGCGACACAAACAGCAACGAAAGCCTATCTTGCTCGCTAACAATGGGAAATTCTATTCAGAACTTGGAGAAATCTGATAATGTGAAGAAACACCAGTTTTTACTCTTTGGTCAACCAATACTTACTGAGCAGCAGATGTCTCGTAGCTGCTCCAGTGATGCAGTTTCTCAGGTTCTTGCTGGTAAGAATTTGAAAGATGAGAATCAGGGCAGAAAAAGGTTTCTATCTGTTGGTTCAGACTCTGCTATTGAGCACTGGGGTTCACTAGAGAAATCTGCACTGAACAAAGAATTACATGTTTTAGACTTGGATACCGGTCATTGCAAGGTATTCATGGAGTCCGAGGATGTTGGAAGGACTCTTGACCTCTCAGCTCTGGGCTCTTATGATGAGTTAGACAGGAGGCTGACCATCATGTTTGGATTAGAAAAACCAGAGATGCTGAGCCATGTTCTTTACCGAGATCCAACAGGTGTTGTTAAACAAACAGGAGATGAACCATTCGG TATTTTTAAGAAAGCAGCAAAGAGACTGACTATTCTAACATGTCCGGCAAATGAAACTATTGGGAG GACATGGATTAGAGGAATGGAAAATGCTGGAAATGGACTTGGTGCATCAAATAAGACAGGTCCATTAAGCATATTTGCTTAG
- the LOC101296925 gene encoding serine/threonine-protein phosphatase 6 regulatory subunit 3-like, whose protein sequence is MFWKLTSLSASSPVETVLDKENFTLEELLDEEEIIQECKALNTRLINFLRDRAQVEQLLRYIVEEPPADAESKRTFKFPFIACEVFTCEIDVILKTLVEEEELMNLLFSFLEPNRTHSALLAGYFSKVVVCLMIRKTVPLMNYVQAHQDVFRQLVDLIGITSIMEVLVRLVGADDHVYPNFIDVMQWLAESNLLEMIVDKLSPSNPPEVHANAAETLSAITRNAPSALATKLSSPSFVTRIFDHALEDSLSKSGLVNSLSVCISLLDPKRSAASSPLFHSFRSQHMYESPIPVNPDTVTAMLPKLGDLLTLLNVASDEKILPTTYGELRPPLGKHRLKVVEFIAVLLRSGNEDAEKELVSSGTIQRVIDLFFEYPFNNSLHHHVDSIVLSCLESKIDAIVDHLLQECDLVGKFLQTDKHPLVTGDTNKPTSPAVGKSTPRAGNLGHITRISNKLIQLGNSQSRVQACLQENSEWNEWQATVLQERNAVENVYRWACGRPTALQDRTRDSDDEEMTDRDYDVAELANNLSQAFRYKIYGNEDAGEDHGTLDRDDEDVYFDDESAEVVISSLRLGDDHGSSLFTNSNWFAFQDDRIGNASMDASPSDMMDDVNLNGTGNGGNSSSDDEVVVGEDDELGGSKDSVNGTSSSSKDHLNEPSGSGSVSAGNLNPGDENASASHDMGFFRFESTDNEDLFGDRPSPEWVSWGESSDLQVGGASVNPFEDHNDSDVKSSTQPELVIPDTSLPSSGGESILPNGSPTTTNTSSEGSEGSDATQKTGAVPSLFEEDVEFVGVELEGTEKAMDQALKEGIVGEAGPLKKNITSKVEKENSDEDGPANKEFNDANYWRVDQKVAVLE, encoded by the exons ATGTTTTGGAAGCTCACATCTCTCTCTGCCTCCTCGCCT GTGGAGACGGTGCTAGACAAGGAGAATTTCACGTTGGAAGAGCTTCTGGATGAAGAAGAGATTATCCAAGAATGCAAAGCCTTAAACACTCGACTCATTAATTT TTTACGGGATAGAGCCCAAGTGGAGCAATTACTCCGTTATATTGTTGAAGAGCCTCCTGCGGATGCTGAAAGCAAACGAACCTTCAA GTTCCCCTTCATTGCATGTGAGGTTTTTACATGTGAAATTGACGTAATTTTAAAGACTTTGGTGGAGGAAGAGGAG CTCATGAACTTACTCTTCTCCTTCTTGGAACCAAATCGTACCCATAGTGCCCTGCTGGCTGGGTATTTTAGCAAG GTTGTTGTATGCCTTATGATACGGAAGACAGTCCCACTTATGAATTATGTTCAA GCCCATCAGGATGTTTTCAGGCAACTAGTTGATTTGATAGGAATTACATCTATCATGGAG GTTTTGGTTCGACTTGTTGGCGCGGATGACCATGTGTACCCCAATTTTATAGATGTGATGCAATGGTTAGCTGAGAGTAATCTGCTAGAGATGATTGTAGACAAACTGAGTCCATCT AATCCTCCTGAAGTTCACGCTAATGCGGCGGAAACACTTTCTGCTATAACTAGAAATGCCCCATCGGCCCTAGCGACCAAACTTTCTAGCCCAAG TTTCGTCACAAGGATATTTGATCATGCATTGGAAGATTCACTATCAAAGTCTGGCCTTGTTAACTCGCTTTCTGTCTGCATATCTTTGTTGGATCCCAAAAGATCAGCAGCTTCATCACCCTTGTTTCATTCTTTTCGGAGCCAGCATATGTACGAGTCTCCAATCCCTGTTAATCCAGACACTGTCACTGCAATGCTCCCGAAACTCG GTGACTTGCTTACGCTTTTGAACGTGGCATCGGATGAGAAAATATTGCCGACAACATATGGAGAGTTAAGGCCTCCACTTGGAAAGCATCGTCTAAAG GTTGTGGAATTCATTGCTGTTCTATTGAGATCTGGCAATGAAGATGCAGAAAAAGAACTGGTTAGCTCGGGAACCATCCAACGGGTCATTGATCTTTTCTTTGA GTATCCGTTCAATAATTCATTGCATCATCATGTTGATAGTATTGTATTATCATGTTTGGAGAGCAAGATCGATGCCATTGTGGACCATCTTCTTCAAGAGTGTGATTTAGTGGGAAAGTTCCTCCAAACAGATAAACATCCCCTTGTTACTGGCGATACCAATAAG CCAACATCACCTGCTGTGGGAAAATCGACTCCACGGGCAGGAAACCTTGGACACATAACACGAATCTCTAATAAGCTCATTCAGTTAGGGAACAGCCAAAGCCGTGTTCAGGCATGCCTGCAG GAAAATAGTGAATGGAATGAGTGGCAAGCTACAGTTTTGCAAGAGCGCAATGCAGTTGAAAATGTCTATCGATGGGCTTGCGG GCGGCCAACTGCATTGCAAGACAGAACAAGGGATAGCGATGACGAAGAGATGACTGACAGAGATTATGATGTAGCAGAGCTAGCAAACAATCTAAGCCAGGCTTTTAGATATAAAATATATGGGAATGAGGATGCAGGAGAG GACCATGGAACTCTTGATCGAGATGACGAG GATGTGTACTTTGATGATGAATCTGCTGAAGTGGTCATATCATCCCTGAGGCTCGGTGATGACCATGGGAG CAGTTTATTTACAAATTCAAACTGGTTTGCATTCCAAGATGATAGAATTGGTAATGCATCTATGGATGCGTCACCCTCCGACATGATGGACGATGTAAACTTGAATGGGACTGGGAATGGCGGAAATAGTAGCAGTGATGATGAGGTTGTGGTAGGGGAGGATGATGAGTTGGGTGGAAGTAAAGACTCTGTCAATGGCACATCCAGTTCCAGCAAAGACCATTTGAATGAACCGAGTGGGAGTGGTTCCGTGAGTGCTGGAAACCTGAACCCAGGGGATGAGAATGCAAGTGCCTCGCATGATATGGGGTTCTTCAGATTTGAGTCTACTGACAATGAGGATTTGTTTGGTGACAGGCCTTCGCCTGAATGGGTAAGTTGGGGTGAATCATCTGATTTGCAAGTTGGTGGTGCAAGTGTAAATCCATTTGAGGATCACAATGACTCTGATGTGAAATCTTCCACTCAACCTGAGCTAGTGATACCTGATACTAGTTTGCCTTCAAGTGGAGGAGAATCTATACTTCCAAATGGTTCTCCAACCACCACTAATACTTCGAGTGAAGGGTCAGAGGGCAGTGATGCAACCCAAAAAACAGGTGCTGTACCATCATTGTTTGAAGAGGATGTTGAATTTGTTGGTGTGGAATTAGAAGGTACGGAGAAGGCTATGGATCAGGCTCTTAAAGAGGGAATAGTTGGGGAGGCTGGGCCATTGAAGAAAAACATCACATCAAAGGTGGAGAAGGAAAATTCGGATGAGGATGGGCCAGCAAACAAGGAGTTCAATGATGCCAATTATTGGCGTGTTGATCAGAAGGTTGCTGTTTTGGAGTAA
- the LOC101296632 gene encoding ubiquitin-like protein 5-like has product MIEVVLNDRVGKKVRVKCNEDDTIGDLKKLVAAQTGTRSDKIRIQKWYTIYKDHITLKDYEIHDGMGLELYYN; this is encoded by the coding sequence ATGATTGAGGTGGTGCTGAACGATCGGGTAGGAAAGAAGGTGCGGGTGAAGTGCAACGAGGACGACACCATCGGAGACCTGAAGAAGCTGGTGGCGGCTCAGACCGGAACCCGATCTGATAAGATCCGAATCCAGAAGTGGTACACTATTTACAAGGACCACATCACTCTCAAGGATTACGAGATCCACGACGGCATGGGGCTCGAACTCTATTACAACTGA